A genomic stretch from Empedobacter stercoris includes:
- the purE gene encoding 5-(carboxyamino)imidazole ribonucleotide mutase, with amino-acid sequence MVGIIMGSDSDLPIMKQAADLLTELNIPFELTIVSAHRTPQRMFDYAKTAHERGINVIIAGAGGAAHLPGMVASITPLPVVGVPIKSSNSIDGWDSILSILQMPNGIPVATVAVNAAKNAGILAARILGATNPTLQERLIQYQEDLQKAVEAKIELVKGEYPNGFDK; translated from the coding sequence ATGGTAGGAATTATTATGGGAAGTGATAGCGATTTGCCTATCATGAAACAAGCAGCTGATCTATTAACAGAACTTAATATCCCTTTCGAATTAACAATTGTTTCGGCACATCGCACGCCACAACGTATGTTTGATTATGCAAAGACAGCACACGAACGTGGAATAAACGTCATTATTGCAGGTGCTGGAGGAGCTGCGCATTTACCAGGAATGGTTGCGTCTATTACGCCACTTCCTGTGGTTGGTGTTCCGATTAAATCGTCAAATTCGATTGATGGTTGGGATTCTATTTTATCTATTTTGCAAATGCCAAATGGTATCCCAGTTGCTACAGTTGCTGTGAATGCGGCGAAGAATGCAGGAATTTTGGCAGCACGCATTTTAGGCGCGACTAATCCAACTTTGCAAGAAAGATTAATCCAATACCAAGAAGATTTACAAAAAGCTGTAGAAGCGAAAATAGAGCTTGTAAAAGGCGAATATCCAAATGGGTTTGATAAATAA
- a CDS encoding 5-(carboxyamino)imidazole ribonucleotide synthase, producing the protein MIKIGILGGGQLGYMFLQNALQYPCEISILDPAADAPCAPHAHHFVQGDFKDYETVIAFGKDLDAIGIEIEHVNVEALRYLKSIGKRVVPDPEALAIIQDKGVQKEFYVKNNIPTAPYFDLDNWEELKSKQDINYPVFQKSRKDGYDGKGVQFIRSEADLDKMLQSPSIFETPANLDREIAVVTVADHLGNIVTYPTVEFIINEEYNLLDYLLIPSSLSKEITDRAEAIARDVVKALQSPGVFAVEMFVNKDQSIWVNETASRVHNSGHSTIEAAYSSQFDQMLRTLMQLPLGSTKLFATSAMVNLIGAEGETGPAVIENIEEVLAIPGTYLHWYQKTITKPGRKMGHVTLVNDDIEQLKQNIKQVNSTIKVVAKK; encoded by the coding sequence ATGATAAAAATCGGAATTTTAGGAGGAGGACAATTGGGGTATATGTTTTTGCAAAATGCATTACAATATCCTTGTGAAATTAGTATTTTAGATCCAGCTGCAGACGCACCTTGCGCGCCACATGCACACCATTTTGTACAAGGTGATTTCAAAGATTATGAAACTGTCATCGCTTTTGGAAAAGATTTAGATGCTATCGGAATCGAGATTGAACATGTCAATGTTGAGGCATTACGCTATTTAAAGTCAATTGGAAAACGAGTTGTTCCAGATCCTGAAGCTTTAGCGATTATTCAAGACAAAGGAGTTCAGAAAGAATTTTATGTCAAGAATAATATTCCGACTGCGCCTTATTTTGATTTAGACAATTGGGAAGAATTGAAATCGAAACAAGATATAAACTATCCAGTTTTTCAGAAATCTCGAAAAGATGGTTATGATGGAAAAGGTGTTCAGTTCATAAGATCTGAAGCTGATTTAGACAAAATGTTGCAATCACCTTCAATTTTCGAAACTCCTGCGAATTTAGATCGCGAAATTGCTGTCGTTACAGTTGCCGATCATTTGGGAAATATCGTCACCTATCCAACCGTAGAATTTATCATCAACGAAGAATATAATTTATTAGATTATCTATTAATTCCATCTTCATTAAGTAAAGAAATTACTGATCGTGCAGAAGCAATCGCTCGAGATGTAGTAAAAGCTTTGCAGTCTCCAGGCGTTTTTGCTGTAGAAATGTTTGTCAACAAAGACCAATCAATTTGGGTGAACGAAACAGCTTCTCGTGTTCATAATTCTGGTCATTCAACAATAGAAGCGGCTTACTCATCTCAATTTGATCAAATGTTAAGAACCTTAATGCAATTGCCTCTTGGTTCGACAAAATTATTCGCAACATCTGCCATGGTTAATTTGATTGGTGCAGAAGGTGAAACGGGACCAGCAGTTATCGAAAATATTGAAGAAGTTTTAGCAATTCCTGGAACCTATTTGCATTGGTACCAAAAAACAATCACGAAACCTGGTCGAAAAATGGGACATGTAACATTGGTGAATGATGATATAGAACAATTAAAACAAAACATAAAACAAGTCAACTCAACGATAAAAGTCGTTGCAAAAAAATAA